One segment of Dehalococcoidia bacterium DNA contains the following:
- a CDS encoding CoA-binding protein: MDQDKFKEIDSIFHPGSIAVVGVSQHGRKSGNAYVTTLLEGGFKGNLYAVGSAGGDVSGVRIFPSLSSIPEPVDYVIVSIPKHQILDLLDECHTKRVKVVQIFSAGFSESGVEGRELESRLVQKARNLGIRIIGPNCIGIGSSAKKMRIMWRQMLPHELEAGKAAFLSQSGGNAGFFMELGLARGIRFGKLVSLGNGSDLDSVDFLEYLGADPETQIIGAYLEGMKYGRKFLQLIRDISPAKPIVVLKGGFTEAGARTTASHTASLGGSEAIWKAGLRQFGAINVNSIEELADTILALHHFPKIEGRRVAVICGVIGAGGAACVAASDACAREGLQLPVLSGKTITSLKSILPAAGSIFQNPVDLGAASAACPDIFAQAMKLVFADPNIDMVVVHLQASLVYHARGKDLLDNLSGIFMNLRRTQAKPLIVLSQSPLAADEDKEFEQVCCNAQIPTYPSFPRLAKAIANVIWYWNFLSRLEDERQ; the protein is encoded by the coding sequence ATGGATCAAGATAAGTTCAAGGAGATTGATTCGATATTCCATCCCGGTTCCATTGCAGTGGTGGGCGTTTCCCAGCATGGGCGAAAATCAGGTAATGCATATGTTACCACTCTTCTAGAAGGCGGTTTCAAAGGTAATCTGTATGCTGTCGGTTCCGCCGGCGGTGACGTATCAGGCGTGCGGATATTCCCATCTCTAAGCTCCATCCCGGAACCCGTAGATTATGTGATTGTCTCTATTCCCAAGCATCAGATTCTCGACCTGCTGGATGAGTGCCACACAAAGCGTGTAAAGGTGGTGCAGATATTCAGCGCCGGATTTTCCGAGTCGGGCGTAGAGGGCCGCGAACTCGAAAGCAGACTGGTGCAAAAGGCTAGAAATCTTGGAATAAGAATCATCGGGCCTAACTGCATTGGCATTGGAAGCTCTGCCAAAAAGATGAGAATAATGTGGCGGCAGATGCTGCCGCATGAACTGGAGGCAGGGAAGGCGGCTTTTCTCAGCCAGAGCGGCGGCAATGCCGGATTTTTCATGGAACTGGGTCTGGCGCGCGGAATCCGTTTTGGCAAGTTGGTTAGCCTGGGAAACGGGAGCGACCTTGACAGTGTGGACTTTCTGGAATACCTCGGCGCCGATCCTGAAACGCAGATAATCGGCGCTTACCTGGAGGGTATGAAGTACGGCAGGAAATTCCTTCAACTTATCAGGGACATATCGCCAGCAAAGCCGATTGTGGTTTTGAAGGGAGGATTTACCGAGGCCGGTGCCAGAACCACGGCTTCTCATACCGCATCACTTGGCGGGTCCGAAGCGATCTGGAAGGCTGGATTGAGACAGTTTGGAGCCATCAATGTAAATTCCATCGAAGAGCTTGCCGATACAATACTGGCTCTGCATCATTTTCCAAAAATCGAGGGAAGGCGAGTGGCGGTCATCTGCGGAGTCATCGGTGCGGGCGGTGCAGCATGCGTTGCCGCGTCCGATGCCTGCGCTCGAGAGGGGCTGCAACTTCCTGTGCTCTCCGGCAAGACGATCACAAGCCTCAAGAGCATCCTGCCTGCAGCCGGCAGCATATTCCAGAATCCGGTAGATTTGGGAGCTGCGAGTGCGGCCTGCCCGGACATTTTTGCTCAAGCGATGAAGTTAGTCTTTGCCGATCCCAATATAGATATGGTCGTGGTGCATTTGCAGGCAAGCCTCGTTTACCATGCCAGAGGCAAGGACCTGCTCGACAACCTATCCGGCATTTTCATGAATCTCAGAAGAACTCAGGCCAAACCATTGATAGTGCTTTCGCAGTCGCCTTTAGCCGCAGATGAGGACAAGGAATTCGAGCAGGTTTGCTGCAATGCACAAATTCCCACTTACCCCTCCTTTCCCAGGCTGGCCAAGGCCATCGCTAATGTAATCTGGTATTGGAATTTTCTGAGTCGGCTTGAGGATGAAAGGCAGTGA
- a CDS encoding integrase core domain-containing protein: MSAPFHPQTNGKVERYQQSLKREVNQLPYELPSLLEQAIADFVDYYNYRRYHQALGNVTPADVLYGRREQILQRRKQVRIQTLHHRRAYN; the protein is encoded by the coding sequence CTGTCTGCACCCTTCCATCCTCAAACCAACGGCAAGGTGGAGCGTTATCAGCAGTCTCTGAAACGAGAAGTGAACCAGTTACCCTATGAGCTTCCCAGCCTGCTGGAACAGGCGATTGCCGACTTCGTCGACTACTATAACTATCGCCGTTACCACCAGGCACTCGGCAACGTCACGCCTGCTGATGTCTTATATGGCAGGAGAGAGCAGATCCTGCAACGCCGAAAGCAGGTGCGGATACAAACACTACAC